From the genome of Monomorium pharaonis isolate MP-MQ-018 chromosome 2, ASM1337386v2, whole genome shotgun sequence, one region includes:
- the LOC105840946 gene encoding chymotrypsin-2, protein MRAFSCLVFIALAYTIEGLPASHIVGGTDAPLGKYPYQVALKFNSSFYYCGGSIINKRYVLTAANCLYGFYPEEITVHAGTIYLNETGDAYQPESAVWYSDDAGVDDDIALIRLNRDIIYSDVVKPIPLAQEDIAVTDFPCVVAGWGVLQLNGPTPNVLQEITLKVYPHDKCKLKNSKVTDNHICTLSEENKGLCIKDAGSALVANGVQIGIASYVGDSVGCTAEGLDVFVSVYACQDWIKEHMIDVD, encoded by the exons gttTACCAGCGTCACATATCGTCGGTGGCACAGATGCCCCACTCGGCAAATATCCATACCAAgttgctttaaaatttaatagctcattttattattgcggaggatcaattattaataaacgttaTGTTCTCACTGCGGCTAATTGTCTTTATGG TTTTTACCCCGAAGAAATCACGGTTCACGCGGGTACGATCTACTTAAACGAGACAGGCGATGCTTATCAACCGGAGAGCGCGGTGTGGTACTCTGACGATGCTGGAGTTGATGACGATATCGCTCTCATTCGATTAAACCGAGACATCATATACAGTGACGTAGTAAAACCAATTCCCCTTGCACAAGAAGATATCGCTGTCACAGATTTTCCTTGTGTTGTAGCTGGTTGGGGTGtacttcaa CTTAATGGACCTACACCTAACGTCTTACAAGAAATCACTCTGAAGGTTTATCCTCACGATAAATGCAAGCTTAAAAATTCGAAAGTAACCGATAATCATATATGCACTCTTTCAGAAGAAAACAAGGGACTATGCATT AAGGATGCAGGTAGCGCTCTCGTTGCCAATGGTGTTCAAATTGGAATCGCATCCTACGTGGGTGATTCCGTGGGATGTACAGCAGAAGGACTCGATGTGTTTGTTAGTGTATATGCATGTCAAGACTGGATCAAGGAACATATGATTGACgttgattaa